From a single Kryptolebias marmoratus isolate JLee-2015 linkage group LG6, ASM164957v2, whole genome shotgun sequence genomic region:
- the LOC108232353 gene encoding inosine-uridine preferring nucleoside hydrolase: MSKKLLVDADCGVDDAQAVMLALAAPDVKLLGVTCVHGNTAVENVCRNALRVLQACGELKIPVFKGAGKPLLGNVIDAGHFHGQDGLGDAPDPNAPGLDLLQKENAVSAIIRIVNENPGEVSLVATGPLTNLALAVRMDPSLPSKLKGLYIMGGNTESRGNVTVCGEFNFTADPEAAYIVLNDYRCPTYLACWEFTCYNKLPWEFCDAWLAQDSHKARFMARIFRHSMEASKTERFEKEFLAGSGLISCDSYAMAAAVDDSFVVESNRYPVSVELAGTHTRGMMVVDNVGFLKKTHEVFIIKKVDMERFKQMMMAALK, translated from the exons ATGAGTAAGAAGCTGCTGGTGGACGCAGACTGCGGCGTGGACGACGCTCAGGCCGTGATGTTGGCGCTGGCCGCCCCCGACGTGAAGCTCCTGGGCGTCACCTGCGTGCACGGGAACACCGCCGTGGAGAACGTGTGCAGGAACGCCCTGCGAGTCCTGCAGGCCTGCGGCGAACTGAAG ATTCCAGTGTTTAAAGGTGCTGGTAAGCCCCTCCTTGGTAACGTCATCGATGCGGGTCACTTCCACGGTCAGGACGGCCTGGGGGACGCCCCTGACCCCAACGCTCCTGGACTGGACCTGCTTCAGAAGGAGAACGCTGTTTCTGCTATAATCAGGATTGTTAACGAGAACCCAGGAGAG GTGTCTCTGGTTGCCACGGGCCCCCTCACCAACCTGGCCTTGGCTGTGAGAATGGATCCATCCCTGCCGAGCAAACTGAAAGGGCTTTACATCATGGGAGGCAACACCGAGT CGAGAGGAAACGTCACGGTGTGTGGGGAGTTTAATTTCACAGCTGATCCAGAGGCTGCGTACATCGTGCTGAACGATTACCGGTGTCCCACCTACTTGGCCTGCTGGGAGTTTACCTGCTACAACAAGCTGCCCTGG GAGTTCTGCGACGCCTGGCTGGCGCAGGACAGCCACAAAGCCCGCTTCATGGCGCGCATCTTCCGCCATAGCATGGAGGCGTCGAAAACCGAACGCTTCGAGAAGGAGTTCTTGGCCGGCAGCGGCCTCATTTCCTGCGACTCGTACGCCATGGCGGCCGCCGTGGACGACTCGTTCGTGGTAGAAAGCAATCGTTACCCAGTCAGCGTGGAGCTGGCGGGCACTCACACCAGAGGGATGATGGTAGTGGATAACGTGGGGTTTCTGAAGAAGACTCACGAGGTTTTCATTATTAAGAAGGTGGATATGGAGAGGTTTAAGCAGATGATGATGGctgctttaaaataa
- the LOC108232354 gene encoding cytochrome c oxidase assembly factor 5, translated as MPKYYEDKEEDYRACAGVREDFKACLLQHDCVLKEGKKPSECLKEGHCKALQTSFFECKRSMLDTRSRFRGRKGY; from the exons ATGCCGAAATATTACgaagacaaagaggaggatTACAGAGCATGCGCCGGCGTCAGAGAGGACTTTAAGGCTTGTCTCCTTCAACACGACTGCGTTTTGAAG GAGGGAAAGAAGCCCAGCGAGTGCCTGAAGGAAGGCCACTGCAAAGCCCTGCAGACGTCATTCTTTGAGTGCAAGAGGTCAATG ctggacaCAAGGTCAAGATTCAGAGGGAGGAAAGGATACTGA